In a single window of the Papaver somniferum cultivar HN1 chromosome 8, ASM357369v1, whole genome shotgun sequence genome:
- the LOC113301773 gene encoding transmembrane 9 superfamily member 2-like, giving the protein MKMAGRGVLVVVVMLVVISGFRVEGDGSSHKYNEREHVPLYANKVGPFHNPSETYRYYDLPFCAPENVKDKREDLGEVLNGDRLVDAPYALNFRVDKQSETLCRKKLTKEEVAQLRTAVLKDYYFQMYYDDLPFWGFLGKVERENKMDPSEYKYLLFKHIHFDVLYNNDRVIEINVQTDPNQSVDITEDREVEAEFSYSVKWKETDIPFENRMEKYSKSSSMPQHLEIHWFSIINSCVTVLLLTGFLATILMRVLKNDFIKYSHDEESVDDQEETGWKYIHGDVFRYPKHKSLFSAVLGSGTQLLALAMFIFLLALVGVFYPYNRGALFTALVVIYALTSGIAGYTATSTYLQLEGTNWVRNLLLTGCLFCGPLFLTFCFLNTVAIAYSATAALPFGTILVIVLIWTLVTAPLLVLGGIAGKNSKAEFQAPCRTTKYPREIPPLPWYRGTIPQMAMAGFLPFSAIYIELYYIFASVWGHKIYTIYSILFIVFIILIIVTAFITVALTYFQLAVEDHEWWWRSVLCGGSTGVFILGYCLYYYYARSDMSGFMQTSFFFGYMACICYGFFLMLGTVGFRASLLFVRHIYRSIKCE; this is encoded by the exons ATGAAAATGGCGGGGAGAGGtgttttggtggtggttgtaATGTTAGTAGTGATTTCTGGTTTTAGAGTAGAAGGAGATGGGTCATCTCATAAGTACAATGAAAGAGAACATGTTCCTCTTTATGCTAATAAAGTTGGTCCATTTCATAACCCTAG TGAAACATACCGGTACTATGATCTTCCATTTTGCGCCCCAG AAAATGTCAAGGATAAAAGAGAAGATCTTGGAGAAGTACTGAATGGAGATCGCTTAGTTGACGCACCATATGCATTGAACTTTCGTGTGGACAAGCAGAGTGAAACCCTCTGTAGGAAGAAGTTAACCAAAGAGGAGGTTGCACAGCTCAGAACTGCAGTATTGAAGGATTATTACTTCCAGATGTATTATGATGACTTGCCATTCTGGGGGTTCCTTGGGAAGGTTGAAAGGGAAAACAAGATGGATCCAAGCGAGTACAAATACTTGCTGTTTAAGCACATCCATTTTGATGTCCTGTATAACAATGACCGTGTCATAGAAATTAATGTGCAGACTGATCCAAACCAATCTGTGGACATCACAGAGGATAGGGAAGTCGAGGCAGAGTTTTCTTATTCAGTCAAGTGGAAAGAAACTGATATTCCTTTTGAGAACAGGATGGAGAAGTATTCTAAATCCTCATCCATGCCTCAACACTTGGAGATCCACTGGTTCTCTATAATAAACTCCTGCGTAACTGTTCTTCTTTTGACTGGATTTCTCGCTACAATCCTTATGAGAGTGCTCAAGAATGACTTCATTAA ATATTCTCATGATGAAGAATCGGTAGATGACCAAGAAGAAACTGGATGGAAGTACATCCATGGAGATGTTTTTAGGTATCCCAAGCACAAGTCTTTGTTCTCTGCAGTTCTTGGATCAGGAACTCAACTCCTTGCTTT GGCAATGTTCATCTTCCTTCTAGCATTGGTTGGTGTTTTTTACCCATACAACAGGGGAGCTCTTTTTACTGCTTTGGTTGTCATATATGCACTTACTTCCGGCATTGCGGGTTACACTGCTACGTCCACCTATTTGCAGCTTGAAGGAACTAACTGG GTTAGAAATTTATTGCTAACAGGCTGTTTATTCTGTGGACCATTGTTCCTAACGTTCTGCTTCCTCAACACTGTTGCAATAGCCTACAGTGCTACAGCAGCATTACCTTTTGGCACTATATTGGTCATTGTTCTCATATGGACACTAGTAACTGCACCATTGCTAGTATTGGGTGGTATTGCGGGTAAGAACAGTAAGGCAGAGTTCCAAGCTCCATGCCGCACAACCAAGTATCCAAGAGAAATACCTCCGCTTCCATGGTACAGAGGAACTATTCCTCAGATGGCGATGGCTGGTTTTCTGCCTTTCAGTGCAATCTACATTGAACTTTATTACATCTTTGCCAGTGTCTGGGGCCACAAGATTTACACCATCTATAGCATTCTATTCATTGTGTTCatcattctcatcattgtgaCAGCATTCATCACTGTAGCATTGACATACTTTCAGCTCGCTGTTGAGGATCATGAATGGTGGTGGAG GTCTGTTCTTTGTGGAGGATCCACTGGTGTATTTATCCTGGGTTATTGTTTGTACTACTATTATGCAAGATCAGACATGTCAGGTTTcatgcaaacatcattcttctttGGTTACATGGCTTGTATCTGCTATGGTTTCTTTCTCATGCTCGGGACTGTTGGATTCCGTGCTTCGCTGTTGTTTGTTCGTCACATATACCGTTCAATCAAGTGTGAGTAA